The proteins below are encoded in one region of Helianthus annuus cultivar XRQ/B chromosome 2, HanXRQr2.0-SUNRISE, whole genome shotgun sequence:
- the LOC110894547 gene encoding uncharacterized protein LOC110894547, whose protein sequence is MYPQHKINNADHYDKVVCAEIPNKLTHPRLHEMVVKHMIHGPCGNLRSSSPCMQGDPKICRFHYPRQFNEQTTQGEDSYPLYRRRDTGIEVDLRGQTLDNRWVVPYNPRLLMMFNCHMNVEVCSSIKSVKYLFKYVYKGHDKQVIQVDQSEPGVVINEIKRFQDARYISPPEAMWRIFSFSLSQIFPAVLALQLHLPNNQMVRFRDDDLMPNIVDRERDKRTMLTAFFDQNRNDETARVHLYKDFPKHYTWNGSTRRWSRRFGKKQRGRIVSANPAEGERYYLRLLLSNVRGPTSFEHLCTVNGQRCATFRKAALELGLIEDDEYLSQCLEEASTFQFPNALRRLFATIMIFCQPGDVRKLWNDHFDSLSEDHRLHCQSIERVQNMVLTEISVLVQSMGKNFNEFDLPKITDDVNLQDAGYRELQEEYGIVLEPEHLSAKHSLNPDQKNVFDEIMMHVDNDLPGVFFIDGPGGTGKTFLYIALLAEIRSRGLIALATASSGAAANNMPGGRTAHSRFKIPLNLENNSMCNIKKQSGAAKLIRSAKIIIWDEASMAKRQAIEAVDRTFQDIIGVSLPFGGKIMVMGGDFRQVLPVIKRGTRAQIVDSSVRMSPLWSLTKKMRLTINMRALKDPWFSKFLLRVGNGTEEPIEGNYIRIPDDMTIQCNNKENAIKELIHAIFPSIEDNVYSSDYIISRAILSTKNDSVDEINNQMIEIFQGEEKVYYSFDEAEDDQRNFYPVEFLNSLNVSGLPPHKLHLKIGCPIILLRNIDPSHGLCNGTRLICKGFMRNVIDAEIAVGQHAGKRGFLPRIPLTLSEDDMFPFKLKRKQFPIRLSFSMTINKAQGQTIPNVGIYLPDSVFSHGQLYVALSRGISRQSTKVLVHLAKEFKQRGVYTSNVVYQEVLRD, encoded by the coding sequence ATGTACCCGCAACACAAGATCAATAACGCGGACCATTATGATAAGGTTGTGTGTGCTGAAATTCCTAACAAACTAACACATCCCAGATTGCATGAGATGGTTGTCAAGCACATGATTCACGGTCCTTGCGGCAATTTACGATCAAGCAGTCCTTGTATGCAGGGTGATCCTAAAATTTGTCGTTTTCACTATCCTAGACAATTTAACGAACAGACGACACAAGGAGAAGATTCGTATCCGTTGTATCGAAGGAGAGACACCGGGATAGAAGTGGACCTACGAGGACAAACACTTGATAATAGATGGGTGGTCCCATATAACCCAAGGCTTTTGATGATGTTTAACTGCCACATGAATGTTGAAGTTTGCTCAAGTATAAAATCTGTGAAATATCTTTTCAAGTATGTTTATAAAGGACATGACAAACAGGTTATTCAAGTCGATCAAAGTGAGCCAGGGGTTGTTATTAATGAGATAAAAAGATTTCAAGATGCACGCTACATATCGCCCCCAGAGGCTATGTGGCGAATTTTTTCCTTCTctctttctcaaatctttcctGCTGTTCTAGCCTTACAACTTCATCTCCCAAATAATCAGATGGTTAGATTTAGAGATGATGACTTGATGCCTAATATTGTTGATAGGGAAAGGGATAAGAGAACCATGCTAACAGCATTTTTTGATCAGAATAGAAACGATGAAACAGCAAGGGTACATttgtataaagattttccaaaacACTATACTTGGAATGGAAGCACACGCCGTTGGAGTCGTCGTTTCGGTAAAAAACAAAGAGGTCGTATCGTTTCCGCTAATCCAGCCGAAGGAGAAAGGTACTACTTACGCCTACTTTTGTCAAATGTCAGAGGGCCTACTTCTTTCGAACATCTTTGCACAGTTAATGGTCAACGGTGTGCGACATTTCGGAAAGCAGCTCTTGAGTTAGGCTTAATAGAAGACGATGAATATCTATCACAATGTCTCGAAGAAGCCTCTACGTTTCAGTTTCCCAATGCTCTTAGAAGGTTATTTGCGACCATAATGATTTTTTGCCAACCTGGAGATGTTCGAAAGTTATGGAATGACCACTTTGATTCACTATCTGAAGATCATCGGTTACACTGTCAAAGTATAGAACGAGTTCAAAATATGGTTCTTACCGAAATAAGTGTCTTGGTACAATCCATGGGTAAAAATTTCAATGAATTcgaccttcctaagataactGACGATGTTAACTTACAAGATGCAGGTTATCGTGAGTTACAAGAAGAGTATGGGATTGTTTTGGAACCTGAACACTTGAGTGCCAAACATTCACTTAATCCGGAccaaaaaaatgtgtttgatgAGATCATGATGCATGTTGATAATGATCTTCCAGGCGTGTTCTTTATTGATGGTCCAGGTGGAACTGGAAAAACATTTTTGTACATTGCCTTGCTTGCTGAAATTCGGTCACGTGGTCTTATTGCTCTCGCAACAGCTTCATCAGGTGCAGCGGCTAATAATATGCCAGGAGGTAGAACGGCTCACTCGAGATTCAAGATTCCTCTTAATCTTGAAAATAATTCAATGTGCAATATTAAAAAACAGAGTGGGGCCGCTAAACTGATTCGCTCTGCCAAAATAATCATATGGGATGAAGCGTCGATGGCTAAACGACAAGCGATAGAGGCAGTCGATCGTACATTCCAAGACATTATAGGTGTTAGTCTCCCATTTGGTGGAAAGATAATGGTTATGGGAGGTGACTTCAGACAGGTGTTGCCGGTTATCAAACGTGGCACTCGAGCACAGATTGTAGACTCCAGCGTACGAATGTCACCTCTTTGGTCTTTGACTAAGAAGATGCGGTTGACCATAAATATGAGAGCGCTGAAAGATCCATGGTTTTCTAAATTTCTTTTAAGAGTCGGCAATGGAACTGAAGAACCAATCGAAGGAAACTATATCCGCATACCCGATGACATGACAATTCAGTGCAACAACAAAGAAAACGCTATAAAAGAATTAATCCATGCCATCTTTCCATCAATTGAAGATAATGTATATTCTTCAGATTATATAATCTCTAGAGCAATATTGTCCACTAAAAATGATAGTGTTGACGAGATTAATAATCAAATGATTGaaatttttcaaggggaggaaaAAGTTTATTACAGTTTTGATGAAGCTGAAGACGATCAGCGCAACTTCTATCCGGTCGAGTTCTTAAATTCGCTAAATGTTAGTGGATTGCCGCCTCATAAGCTTCATTTAAAAATTGGATGCCCAATAATATTGTTACGTAATATCGATCCATCACATGGCCTGTGTAATGGCACGCGGTTGATATGTAAGGGTTTCATGCGAAATGTTATTGATGCGGAAATTGCAGTTGGTCAACATGCCGGAAAAAGAGGTTTTTTGCCAAGAATCCCTCTAACCCTTTCTGAAGATGACATGTTCCCATTCAAGctgaaaagaaaacaatttccaATTCGACTTAGCTTTTCCATGACGATTAATAAAGCTCAAGGTCAAACAATTCCGAACGTTGGTATTTATCTACCGGATTCTGTATTTTCACATGGACAACTTTATGTCGCGTTATCAAGAGGGATTTCAAGACAAAGTACGAAGGTGTTGGTACATCTCGCCAAAGAATTCAAACAACGCGGAGTTTACACATCAAATGTTGTCTACCAGGAAGTGTTGCGTGATTAA